The Oncorhynchus clarkii lewisi isolate Uvic-CL-2024 chromosome 8, UVic_Ocla_1.0, whole genome shotgun sequence nucleotide sequence atgCTGTCTGATTTTACATAACACAAACAAGAGTGTGCAATATATAAGGCTAGTCCGTGGACATTCTGAAGTTTGTTTGagtccagtaggtcacatgaccaaggagctattgaagtTTTAAATTCTGAAAAATTAATGTAAAATCGAGTGAGATggaaatggacaaactaaagggtgtgcaatgtgtggGCCCAGTGAGTGTACATTCTggaccttgtttgaagtcagtaggtgacatgaccaaggagctattgaaattgtaaatgttttacatttaatgtaaaaacatgtgagatgaaaatggacaaactaaagggtgtgcaatgtgtaggcccacagtggacattctgaaccttgttggAAGTTAGGTCACATGagcaaggagctattgaaatttagAAAAATTCATGTAAGAACGTGTGAGACGAAAATGAACGAAccaaagggtgtgcaatatagaagggtagtcagtggacattctgaaccttgtttgagtcaagtaggtcacatgaccaaggagctattgaaattcgaaTGTAAACAAGTTTGTATTTTGTTTACACTCCCTAACTAATTCAACTGGGTATACAAAATGCTACTcacatttccacatgtttattagtTTTGGAAAGCGAATTAATGTCCAAATCGTGAAAATAAGACCTGTGCAATGTTGTGCGCAATTTTTCCAGCatcatgacacttatttggagtctgtggctcaagtggtttgaaagcGCGAATATCCAACttgaaactgtttttttttttacctcggtggaactcttccaagtcaaggtaagcttttggtgttacaaatgtattgccaccggtCTAACCGCTAAAGTGTTTACTGACTATACTGCATGATTGTAgggggtttactaacgcgttagttattagctatgttgactatgaagctactttagctaatatggtgacaacgatgtagcggttatgatatggaaAAGTTTTCGGTAGGTCACAggcagctgatgtgttgtgcattgaagtccacaagcaacgGGGAAATGTGAGAGGAGAGCACGTAGATGCGATAACGAATACAAtaagctgtttgtatgtggctatgAAAGTGAACAGTTTGTGCGCGATCAGGgctgtattcattccgccgattcggTTGAAAAACGTTTCGTAAACGGAAcgaaatggggataaacatatgaatttgtccaatagaaactctcgtttacaactgttggactaatgacaaCTACACCAGAGCCTAGACCtactagatgcaggcaagagtatgCACCACTGTGTAGTATGGACATCCTACTacaactgtctgtcacctcaaatatTTCTCTCGACCCGTGTGCACCTACGTTATAAACTTCTAGAACCGTACCGCAATTGAGAATTGATTCACGTTTAGTTTGAGAATTTGGTTGTTTTGGGCTAGGAATTCTCTCCCGGCCTTCGTTTCAATGATCCACCACATCAACACTGAGTAAACTGTCATATTAAGCGTATCCATGGCAATCCTATGTTTCTGAAATATAATACTAACAAGTTAGCTAACATTTAgctttactagctagctagcaatatgCTATAGATTGGCAATGGTTAGCAATCTTGCTAGCAGTAGAATAACAGTTGATATTTTAATTTGAGCAAATGTCATTATcaaatgtaggctgtgtgtaaccAGACATTAACGTTGGTGCATGTTTTCTTACTTTTAGGCCGTTCGGTAAATAAATCAATGACTATATCACCAAATGTTGTTTCAAGAAGAACCGCCAGGCTTGCGCACGCGCTCTTGATTGATTTCGGTGTCACTTGGGCCGGGGGTGTTGTTTCCTCCACGATCATACGACAGCTAGAAGATGGCGATGAAACGAACATCAGTTTATACTCTATGTGTACTATTTATGTCATTCATTTTCGCTGAGTCTTCACCTCGACAATTGAACACGGTAGGAGACTACTCTACCACTAGATAGCTACATGACttgaggggcaggtagcctagtgattatagcgttgtgccagtaagttaaccgaaaggttgctagatcgaatcccggagctgacaatgtaaaaatatgccgttctgcccctgaacaaggcagttaacccaatgttccccggtaggccgtcattgcaaataagaatttgctcttaactgacttgtctagttaaataaaggtacaaaataaataaaagtaacgctaatcttggtagctagctagcgttattTGGCTAATGGATGCTAACGTTACCTTTTGTTGCTATCTGACTCATTGCAGCTAGCTAATGTTTATGTTGTTAGCCAGGTTGCATGAGCGTAATACTAGCAAGCTAGAATGCGCTCAAGTATGTCACTCTCGAATGTTCTGATGTTTTGGTGAATACCTTGCTGCCTACCACATTAGCTAACTTATATCATGATCATAATAATTAATGACCGCTTTCCTATTCTTGATTCTCACACAGGAAACTATTCTGATCAATGTGACAGCAGGGACATTGAATGATACACAGGTGCAGGAGTCCAACAACTTGCAGGTAAGCTATACTATGATGTAGTGGTCCATGATTAAGCCTGTCAGAATTATATTGAATAACAACATAACGTATAGCTCAACACATGTTAATTTTCAGATCAACCTGAATATTTCAGTGGATGAAGAGCAGGTGCTCATCAATGACATCCCTGTGGAGTTGTCAGGGGTGACCAGGTTGAACTGCCAAGCCTTGCTGTGTGAGTAGTGAAAATGTTTCTGGTGCATATAACTTAGCTACAGCACAGCATTCTGCACCTGATGTAAAACAGCCTTTCACTTTGTTTACAGTGGATACCACCAATGGCACAAGTGAATTTGAATCTGGTGACTATGTCTCCACTGTCACCCGGGTGATGGTGAGCCAGAATCGCTTGTGGAGTGATTCAGAAGAGGTGGTGGCTCTCCAAGTGTTCAGCGAGGTCATCGAGATAGAGGGGAAAAAGGTACAGTTAGTTGATTGAGAAAAGGATAATAGAATAATGGTGTTAGGATATTTATGTAACAGCTAAATGAGCATATTTGCACCATGGTGGTACAATGATGGAAAATCTGTGCATCCTTTTCTATCATTTAGGTCCAGCAGCCAGAAATGTGTGAAGTGAAGATACTGATGAGCCCCAATTTCCAGACGCTTGCGCAGTATACCAACACCTATCCCATTGGACACAGCGAGATTTTCAGGATCCCAAGGGAAAATGATGTGGTCATCACAGATCCAACAAATCCTAAAAAAGGTATGCAAGAACAGCCATTTTCGTTCACTTTTCATACTCTCACATGAAATGGACAAGATAACTGAATTCCATTGCTAAAGCAATGTTCCTAAATCAATTTGTGAATGATAATGATCCACTTCCTTCTGCTCAGCTGAATACCAAGTGATGTCCCAGACCACCAGTCATTACCCTCTGAAGCATGCGGACACCACCCAGGAGGAGACTGCTGCCCCAGGCAAGCTCCCGGAGACTCCCCTCCGCATGGACCCAGACCTGCTGTATGATAACAATGAGGGTGATGACTTGGGAGGGCTGTCTGATCAGATGCAGACAGAGGCACCACTGAAAGAATCTCTCTCTTCTTACAGTGTAAGTAAATTGGACATTGGATCCAAATCGAATATTGCAAAATTCCTCTACTACAATGTGCTCTGGACTTAAAATCTGTTTGCAGGCCATGTGTCGAtgggtggaggaggtgagggaccgCCTGCGACGCTTCTGGTCTGAGTCCTTGCCCCTGTTCTtcttggtcatgtgggtggtagTGATTGGTGTGGTTGGGTCAGCGGTCATTGTCAAGATCCTGGACATGTTCTTCCCAACATGCGAACACAAGTACGTTTTCACACAGGTCCTGTTGAACCTGCTTACATGATTGTTGTAGAATGAAATTAAACACTGCCAGGTCAGTGTGCAGTATTTTTTTACCTTGGTGCCAAGACCAGTTAATTAGGCACATCTGTTCTTTCATCTTTTCTTAACTGTGATGCTCATGATAATGTACTTTTCCTCTAGGGGAATTTTACATTTAAATCCTGTGACTCTGATGCCGGAAGATGAGAAACACACCCTGCTGGAGAACATTGAAatagaggtagaggaggtgaAAAGGCCTTCATTGAAAACTGAAGAGTCTGATTGCATCTGTTGAAAACACAAGGCATTATGTGGTTAGAGAAACCATAATCTCTTTGTAGCACTTATTACACATGCATTAACATGTTTAGCTTTATTTCTCAAACATTATACCCTCCTCTCAAAGAAGGAATCTGAAATGTTACTAGTGGAAGCAGAGCTGCATACTGCATTATTTTTCATATTATGATTGTGTTACCTCACAGTGCCTCTGTAACCATTCTAATTTGCATTATGAAATACTGACTTCCTATTGGTTTATTTTTGATTGCTCATTTCATATTTtatcattctgactggaggattGAACTGAGGATTTGGTGTTTGTTTGCATGCAACTTTAAATCATAAGACAAACTGTTTATTTACTGTATTTGAACCAGTGCATCATTGTCAGAGCCTCACCAATGCATTTGTTgtaaaatgtcaacaaaacatttttacgttggtattacattttgTCTGAACTTGACGGGCCTGCGCTTAGGTTCATTAAAGGACAGGTGGTCCTAGTCTTGCACCCATCATTATGAGTGCAGTGTCGAACAGAGACTGAGCAAATAGAAGATCTCATTCCAACCATTTCAATTGATAGAGACAGATGGCAGTTAGTTCCTGTAGCTGAATGATCTCTGTCACAGAACATTGCagatagacctggaaagtatagAACAGACAACTGCTTTAGAGTGTCCTGTCTATACAGTCCATTTCTGTTCACTCTGAATATACTCCTGCTTTATGCCTTGAAATGTATGAATATGGTTACTGGATGTTTTGCAATATGAGTGAATGACAATGGATGTTCTCTGCAATGTGAATTAGTCGCAATGGCCGTGCACTGTCAACATAGACATCTGAAGCTACACTAATAGGACCTTATACACTTTAGTCTAAGAATAGTCAAACCTACTCCTCTCCCAATagcttattggctggtttgcctCAAAGCAGGCTAGGCATGAGCAAAATAAAATTGTATCAATGTGATTCTCAAGATTAGGCTCATGGTTGACAGATGGGGCCCTGGGACATTGACTTAGTAGCCATAGTATGGAATGCAGTTAGCTGTCAATGAAACAACTTCATAATAGGAAACTGCATGCTGATTTGAACTTAGTTATTTTACATTTTGCTTCTATGGTgcctcaattcaatttcaatctTGTTTTACTAAACGCATGGGAGCATGGCATGTGTGCATCATGTATTTTCATTCAAATCAAACTGTACATTGAATTCCCAAATCCTGCTCAATAAAAATGTTTCTGTAAATGTTCTTGTGACATTCACTCAAGTCTACACAAAGCACATGGAAGCCTTGTCAATGCAAGTCATATTTTACTTTAAACTTGTTTAACAAAATTCTTAGTGTTTATGCATGTATATGTTTTCTACCAATTTTGTTATGCCCACGAGGCTGACTAATTGCATATTGTAAACCATGTAGTTTGAGTCCTGGATGTTGATTGGCTGAAACAGCATTTCAACCATGTGTATATCAGACTATACCACCGGTATGACATAAATATAAATGTTTACCATTCTATTTATGTTGATAACCTGTTTATAATCAGTACAAGGCACCTCTGGGTGTGGTATATGGACTGTATCCAGGAAGACATTTACCAAGAGAAGCAGTTGGTTACCCTACTTTAAAGCATGTCGAATCACCTAGCCTAAAATATTAATCATTTACAAAGAAAAGGAAGACATGAGTTAAAGTATTGTTCCCAGAATATATACTGAGCCTCCTACTAATTCCTCTGCAGATTTGAGGTGCTGCAGGCTTCCTGATTAACTTTCAGCAGGAGCCAAACTCTACAATCCACTTCTCATACTTCTCCAGGTCGGAAGCTGACACAGACTTGGACACTTTCT carries:
- the LOC139415078 gene encoding glycoprotein integral membrane protein 1-like isoform X2 translates to MAMKRTSVYTLCVLFMSFIFAESSPRQLNTETILINVTAGTLNDTQVQESNNLQINLNISVDEEQVLINDIPVELSGVTRLNCQALLLDTTNGTSEFESGDYVSTVTRVMVSQNRLWSDSEEVVALQVFSEVIEIEGKKVQQPEMCEVKILMSPNFQTLAQYTNTYPIGHSEIFRIPRENDVVITDPTNPKKAEYQVMSQTTSHYPLKHADTTQEETAAPGKLPETPLRMDPDLLYDNNEGDDLGGLSDQMQTEAPLKESLSSYSAMCRWVEEVRDRLRRFWSESLPLFFLVMWVVVIGVVGSAVIVKILDMFFPTCEHKGILHLNPVTLMPEDEKHTLLENIEIEVEEVKRPSLKTEESDCIC
- the LOC139415078 gene encoding glycoprotein integral membrane protein 1-like isoform X1; the encoded protein is MTLIWSLWLKWFESANIQLETVFFFTSVELFQVKETILINVTAGTLNDTQVQESNNLQINLNISVDEEQVLINDIPVELSGVTRLNCQALLLDTTNGTSEFESGDYVSTVTRVMVSQNRLWSDSEEVVALQVFSEVIEIEGKKVQQPEMCEVKILMSPNFQTLAQYTNTYPIGHSEIFRIPRENDVVITDPTNPKKAEYQVMSQTTSHYPLKHADTTQEETAAPGKLPETPLRMDPDLLYDNNEGDDLGGLSDQMQTEAPLKESLSSYSAMCRWVEEVRDRLRRFWSESLPLFFLVMWVVVIGVVGSAVIVKILDMFFPTCEHKGILHLNPVTLMPEDEKHTLLENIEIEVEEVKRPSLKTEESDCIC